One stretch of Actinomycetota bacterium DNA includes these proteins:
- a CDS encoding cupin domain-containing protein, with amino-acid sequence MANVVFLGPGEGRQLVVGPNTTTLKAVTDDTEGRFSVMEHRLDAHFPGPPVHVHDQLDHAMYVLEGTVVFTVEQRQLTAPAGSFALVPHGIAHTSANPSDAVARLVEVDAPAGFERYFERLAEAFPAGSQLDPATMVAIQAEHDTHPPHA; translated from the coding sequence ATGGCAAACGTGGTCTTCCTCGGTCCCGGTGAGGGCCGGCAGCTGGTGGTCGGACCGAACACGACGACCCTCAAGGCGGTGACCGACGACACCGAGGGGCGCTTCAGCGTCATGGAGCATCGACTCGACGCCCACTTTCCCGGCCCTCCCGTGCACGTGCACGACCAGCTGGATCACGCCATGTACGTCCTGGAGGGCACGGTCGTGTTCACCGTGGAGCAGCGACAGCTCACCGCCCCAGCCGGCAGCTTCGCCCTTGTTCCCCACGGGATCGCCCATACCTCCGCCAACCCAAGCGACGCCGTAGCGCGGTTGGTGGAGGTGGACGCCCCCGCCGGCTTCGAACGGTACTTTGAGCGCCTGGCCGAGGCGTTTCCTGCCGGCAGCCAGCTCGACCCCGCCACCATGGTGGCGATCCAGGCCGAGCACGACACCCACCCGCCGCACGCCTGA